The DNA window TCGAGGATAGCCTGGCGAATGTTCGCCTGTCCGCTCACCGCCAGCGCCGCCGAGTGCGCCCGCGTGTGGATCACGTTCAGATCCGCCAGCGCCGAGGCACCATTGCCCTGCTCGTTTTCGGCCTCGGCACGAACGAGATACATCTCGGCGAGCCGGAACCACGTGAAATCGTTAGGCTGAGCGGAGCCGTGCGGCGGGTCGGCCTGCGGCGGGAACTTGTTGAAACGAATCCCGTTCCCCTCGTTGGCTTTCGTGAGGTCAGCAATCTGCTGAGTGAATATGAGCGGGTTGCCGTTGCGGTCGTTCACCGGCTGCCCGAACGTCGAAGGCTCGAAGCTGTAACCCTGCCCGGCGAGCCACATCTTGGTACGATCGTCACCCGACGGGAACTTCGCGTAGTACTCGGCCGTGGTGGCAAAGCCGTTCCACGGGCTACCGTCGCCAGTGTTGAGCTGGTTGTAGTGCAGCGTACGCATGGGCCAATCGCCACCGATTGACTGTGTGCTGTTCGAATGTACGACGACGAAGATGTTCTCCTGCGAGCTCTTGTTGGTCAGCGAGAAGTTGTCAGCCCAGTTCGCGCTGAGCTTATACGTGCTTCCACCGCCGGAGTTGATGACGGCGTTGGCAGCGTCTATCGCCGCCTGGCACGCGTCCTTTCCACCGGCCACGGTGACACCGTGACAGCTGTTGTACGAGGTCGCACTGACACCGCTACATGGCGCCGGTCCGCAATCCTTGTCGAACACTCCAGCATTTAGATAGAGGCTGGCCAAGATCGCATTAGCGACGCCCTTCGTCACACGGCCGTAGTATTGCGACGGCCACTTGTCGGGCAGGTTCGGGATCGAAGCGGTGAGCTCAGTCTCGATGAACGAGAAAATGTCGGTGCGCTTGGAGCGCGCGACCTGCTTGAGCTCTGTCGACGTCACGAGCGGCACGCCGCCGAACATGTCCTGCAGCATGTAGTAGTACCACGCGCGCAGCGTTCGCAGCTCGGCGCCGATCGTGTCCTTGTTCGCCGCGGTGCTCTTGGTGACGACGTCGATCATCAGATTCGCCTTGGCGACTCCGCTGAACAGATCGTTCCAGGAACCGGTGAGGAAGCTCAAGGCACCGGCGGTGTTGGCGCCCCAAGTCTGGCGATGGATGTCGAGCCACTGGCCGTTGTCATACCAGTCGCTGCCGCGCGTCGGCACGACCAACGCGTCGGTCGACAACTCTTCCATCGCGGCGAATTCGCTGTTGCTCTCGGTGGAACGCATCTGCGCGTACACACCCGCCAATCCCGCAAGCACTTCGGCATCGGAGTGGAAGGCATTGCCCGGCGTCAGTGCGTTGTGCGGCACTTCGGTGAGCTTCGTGCATGTCTCGGCCACGAAAAAGACCGGGACGACGAGGAGTGCGCGGAGCCCGAGGCGCAGCACGGGATGCAATGAGGATTTGCTCATAGTTGCCCGCTGACTGGGAGAAAGATTAATCGGTGCCATGAAGGCTCAGAACTGGAAGTGGACGCCGAACGTGTAGGTTCGTGCGCGAGGATACGTGAGGTAATCGAGTCCGCGAACCGCGAGTCCGCCGCCAGAGCCATCCGTGGAGTAGACCTCAGGATCGAGACCCGAGTATTTGGTCAGCAGCACCAGGTTGTCGCCAGAGACGTACACTCGCGCCGTTTGACCAGACATCAGACGCGCCGGGATGTCGAACGTGTAGCCGAGCGTCACGTTCTGGAGTCGTACGAAGGTGCGATCCTCGATCCAGCGCGAAGAGAATTTCGCCGGCTCGCTGATGCTGTCCGGATCGGTCAACGCCGCGGCGAGGAAGTTACGACCTTGCTTGGCGTCGCTCTTCGTTTGATACACGAGCGCCGTGTTGTTGAACACCTTGCCGCCGAACTCGCCGCGCCATAGCCAGCTCGCGTCAAGCTTGCCCCAGCGGAGGTTGTTGTGGAGGCCGAGCGTGAAATCCGGGTTGGCACTGCCGATGAACTGACGGTCGGCGTCGGTCGGATCCGTGGTCGCGCCGTTGGTGCAACCCGTCGGGTTCGTGGTCGTCGTGCAGGCGAAGTACTGTTGGCCGCCCTTCACATACAGGAACTTCGGCGCATAGAAGCTGCCTAACGGATGCCCTGGGGCGATGAGCTCCGCGTACTGGTTGGACTGACCCTGACCGTTCACGAACGCGGTCTGGATCGACTTCCGCGACGTGTCGCCGAGGCTCGTGACCTCGTTGCGCTCGAGGGTGAATACGAGACCGCCCGAGAGCGTCTTGAGACCGCTGTGCCACATGTCGCCGTCGACCGAAGCCTCGAGACCGCGATTGCGCAGGCTGCCGATGTTCTCGAGCCGGGTCGGAACTACCGCTGGCTGCGGTACACTTACTTCGAAAAGCAGATCGTTGGTGATCTTGTTATAGAACTCGACGCTACCCGTTAGGCGATCGCTCCAGAGGCCGTAATCCACGCCGACGTTGGTCTGCGTCGCGGTCTCCCACTTGAGATCGGGGTTCCCGACCTGCGATGCGCGAAGGCCCGTCGTAACGGTGCCACCGAATGGATACGCGGCACCGTTGTCGGTCACGAGTAAGAGCTGCGTCTGATACGGCTGCACGGCCTGGTTGCCTTGCTTGCCCCATCCCGCTCGGAGCGAGAGGTTCGAGAACGGACCGCCCTTGAAGAAGGACTCCTCACTCAAACGCCACGAACCCGAAATCGCGGGAAACAGTTCCCACTGGTGTCCCGGCGCGAGTCGTGACGAGCCGTCTTTGCGCAGGACGCCGGTGAGGAAGTACTTGTTCGCGAAACCATAGTTGGCGCGCGTGAAGAAGGAGACTAGCACGCTCGTCGTGTCGAACGATGTCCCGATAGGCGAGGTCAATGCCGTGCCCGCCCCGAGGTTATTCACCCCGAACGCGTTGGTAACGAAGCCGTTCGACTGCGCGCCGAAGCCGTGGTCATCGACCTTCGTATACTCGTAACCACCAACCACCTCGAGCTCACTCCGCCCGAAATGCGGCGCGTACGTCAGAAGCTGCTGGAAGTCTTCGTTGTTGAGGGTCAACTGCGCCTGGCTGGCGATGCCGCTCTGGCCGGCCGCAATTGGGCTCGTGCTCGGATAAAAGGCCTGCCGTACCGCGTTGTTGTTGTCGATACCGACGGTGGTCTGAGCGGTAAGGTTCGAAAGAATGCTCACGGTCGCCGAAGCGTTGCCGAGCACGCGATCCTCGGGCGAGTTGTCGGTGACCTCGTGGATCAGAGCCACGGGGTTGAGCACACTGGTCTGCCCCGCGAGCTCGTAGTACTTACCCGATGATAACTTGATCGGTTGCGTCGGGTCGTAAATCACCATGTTGGTGAAGAGACCGCCGGTAAATCCACCGCCGTTCTCCTGCGGCGCGAAGTC is part of the Gemmatimonadaceae bacterium genome and encodes:
- a CDS encoding RagB/SusD family nutrient uptake outer membrane protein, whose amino-acid sequence is MSKSSLHPVLRLGLRALLVVPVFFVAETCTKLTEVPHNALTPGNAFHSDAEVLAGLAGVYAQMRSTESNSEFAAMEELSTDALVVPTRGSDWYDNGQWLDIHRQTWGANTAGALSFLTGSWNDLFSGVAKANLMIDVVTKSTAANKDTIGAELRTLRAWYYYMLQDMFGGVPLVTSTELKQVARSKRTDIFSFIETELTASIPNLPDKWPSQYYGRVTKGVANAILASLYLNAGVFDKDCGPAPCSGVSATSYNSCHGVTVAGGKDACQAAIDAANAVINSGGGSTYKLSANWADNFSLTNKSSQENIFVVVHSNSTQSIGGDWPMRTLHYNQLNTGDGSPWNGFATTAEYYAKFPSGDDRTKMWLAGQGYSFEPSTFGQPVNDRNGNPLIFTQQIADLTKANEGNGIRFNKFPPQADPPHGSAQPNDFTWFRLAEMYLVRAEAENEQGNGASALADLNVIHTRAHSAALAVSGQANIRQAILDERALEFAGEGKRRTDLIRNGQFLSWSEASANGVCGADYTKGCPARDAHRILFPISINALGGNPLLVQNNGY
- a CDS encoding SusC/RagA family TonB-linked outer membrane protein, coding for MLVGGLLFASQLRAQGTTGTISGRVVDSASQQGIANVNIVIMGGQRGTLSRDDGGFTLTGVAVGTYTVRASRIGFRPQTQPAVVTAGSTTNVSFVMNRQAAVLSEIVVTGYGTQRREAISGSVATVDADQANVGVVTNVNQMLDARVAGVQLTANNGDPGSGQQVVIRGGTSISASNDPLYVVDGVPLQSSSTSPGATGIGWNAQLPRSPLNSINPGDIETITVLKDAAATAIYGSRGANGVILITTKRGARGAGNMEYDAYVGAASAAKKLDLATGQQYRSFIQQQVTQYIADSVAGKTVRGGLAPQALTALGASNTDWQDAVLRTGIATNHNLAFNGGSAQTQYRASLNYFDQQGVIWGSGIKRYQGRLNANHDAFTGRLRLALNLTASRVQNDFAPQENGGGFTGGLFTNMVIYDPTQPIKLSSGKYYELAGQTSVLNPVALIHEVTDNSPEDRVLGNASATVSILSNLTAQTTVGIDNNNAVRQAFYPSTSPIAAGQSGIASQAQLTLNNEDFQQLLTYAPHFGRSELEVVGGYEYTKVDDHGFGAQSNGFVTNAFGVNNLGAGTALTSPIGTSFDTTSVLVSFFTRANYGFANKYFLTGVLRKDGSSRLAPGHQWELFPAISGSWRLSEESFFKGGPFSNLSLRAGWGKQGNQAVQPYQTQLLLVTDNGAAYPFGGTVTTGLRASQVGNPDLKWETATQTNVGVDYGLWSDRLTGSVEFYNKITNDLLFEVSVPQPAVVPTRLENIGSLRNRGLEASVDGDMWHSGLKTLSGGLVFTLERNEVTSLGDTSRKSIQTAFVNGQGQSNQYAELIAPGHPLGSFYAPKFLYVKGGQQYFACTTTTNPTGCTNGATTDPTDADRQFIGSANPDFTLGLHNNLRWGKLDASWLWRGEFGGKVFNNTALVYQTKSDAKQGRNFLAAALTDPDSISEPAKFSSRWIEDRTFVRLQNVTLGYTFDIPARLMSGQTARVYVSGDNLVLLTKYSGLDPEVYSTDGSGGGLAVRGLDYLTYPRARTYTFGVHFQF